The nucleotide window GGCTTGCCGATCACTCCCTCCTCCACCAACTGAAGCGAAGTCTGAATGCCTGAACCGAAGAACGTCTCTGGCGCGCAACCCACGAGCAATCCTTTACGCTTCGCTGTTTCGAGCACGGCCTGACCTTCCTCACGGGTAACTGCGAGCGGTTTTTCCACATAGACATGTTTGCCTGATTCGAGCGCCCGCAAGCATACATCCGCATGAACGGAAGGAATCGTCAGGTTGATGATCAGCTCAATCTCGGGATCAGCCAAGATTTCGTCAACGCTGTATACGTTTGGCACGTTATAGGCAGCAGCCTGCTCCTCGGCACGTTTCCGGTCAAGATCCGCAACAGCAACAAGTTCCAGCACCTCGAACCGGTGACAGTTTTCCATATATATTCCGCTGATTTTACCGCAGCCAATAATGCCTACTTTCATTGTTTTCATGCCTGGGGCTCCCTTCGCCGTGGATCAGAAATGGTTTATCCATTGAGGATGAATGGTTGAGACTGACTTTACGTGTGCAACTAAACTACAGTTTCATTAGTTCTGGTTGTCCGCCATACCTGTGTATACTTCATTCACTGCTCCTGCTCGGGTCTTCGCAAGCTCTTTGCCTGCTGCCGTCCATTTGAAGCCACTGCGCATCATTTCAGTCACAGGTTTCATGTCTACAATGTCCGCATGGTGTCCCAGTGAGTTGTAAAATACCCGTCCTGCGCCCCAGCGTTTCGTCCAAACAACCGGCATATCTACGGGTCCATTCGCCGCATGCGGGCCTGTCACCACTGGAAAACGAGTTGTTGCCAGCACTTCCACTGCCGGGTCTACGTGCAGGTAGTACTGTTCGCTTTTCACCTGAAAATCTTCAATATGATCCAACAACGGACTAGAGCCGCGCTTCATGTTCACCATATACTCCACGCCATCGTTACCTGGATGGGCAACCCATTGTCCACCCGTCATAAACTGCCAGTCCACGTTATTTCGGAAGGCATCACACATGCCGCCATGAATACCAGCCAAGCCGACACCGCTCTGAACAGCCGCTGATACGTTATTGACCAGCTCCTGCTCAATCTGCCCCATCGTCCACAATGGCACGATTAGATCCAGACCCAGCAGCTTCTCTGCATCCGCATAAGACTCCAACGTATTCGAGACTTCAACCTCAAACTGTTCTTCATTCAAAATACGCTCAAAAATCGCTGCTACCTGCTCCGGTTCATGTCCATCCCAGCCGCCCCATACAATCAGTGCTTTGCTCATCGTTTAATCAC belongs to Paenibacillus sp. FSL H8-0079 and includes:
- a CDS encoding ThuA domain-containing protein — translated: MSKALIVWGGWDGHEPEQVAAIFERILNEEQFEVEVSNTLESYADAEKLLGLDLIVPLWTMGQIEQELVNNVSAAVQSGVGLAGIHGGMCDAFRNNVDWQFMTGGQWVAHPGNDGVEYMVNMKRGSSPLLDHIEDFQVKSEQYYLHVDPAVEVLATTRFPVVTGPHAANGPVDMPVVWTKRWGAGRVFYNSLGHHADIVDMKPVTEMMRSGFKWTAAGKELAKTRAGAVNEVYTGMADNQN